One window from the genome of Rhizoctonia solani chromosome 15, complete sequence encodes:
- a CDS encoding Tyrosine kinase specific for activated, translating into MPINEIMVHLQEHGCKNVTEDLDLHKCSQYPVASGGFGDVFYGTLRNGSPVAIKCLRIFVGTQEEEGKRQLRRAAHEIYIWSKCDHPHVLDLVGVAQYQERIAMVSPWMPRGNLTWYLSQNPHADRHQMCVQITDGVAYLHDRGIVHGDIKGLNVLVSEEHIPMLTDFGTSSLSNYTLQFTRGTGSGVTATVRYTAPEILMEETKLTTEGDIYGLGMTMLEITTGRPPYHESVNEAIIVRKITTGVHPARPKHDLMGSKDQSNVLWKLFENCWAFDPCQRPKAIELLDKLRTLVRPTMRFDVIEETMTTGEILLCLYYHGCKTVTEAPNLQRWPPISDPESQYMLSRNDELAFKGAILSGFAQKSSQEHFQQSLAYEAYIWSRCNHPHILNLIGVARIQDSLAMVSPWIGYGRLTDYITRNKGIRDCCKVSTQVADAVAYLHSNQIIHWNINISNLLVADHECIKLCGFEKARIYRQELLGFPGLLPDSCESMELFGYLQGIEIGMLGTTILSIIISGRSGIGRSLLSSEFTIRGKLERPDQYFPINDQGNLLWSLVNNCWNANEWLRPTAATVRDAMSTFSDESIWKSDI; encoded by the exons ATG CCCATAAACGAAATTATGGTCCACTTACAAGAACATGGTTGCAAGAACGTAACTGAAGACTTAGACCTTCACAAATGTAGCCAGTATCCCGTGGCCAGCGGTGGCTTTGGCGATGTGTTCTACGGAACACTTCGTAATGGTAGTCCTGTTGCCATAAAATGTCTTCGAATATTTGTCGGaacccaagaagaagaaggaaaaAGGCAGTTGAGA CGCGCCGCTCATGAAATATATATTTGGTCGAAGTGTGACCATCCTCATGTACTTGACCTAGTTGGGGTAGCCCAATACCAAGAGCGCATAGCAATGGTGTCACCTTGGATGCCCAGGGGAAACTTAACGTGGTATCTGTCCCAGAATCCCCATGCGGATCGGCATCAAATG TGTGTACAAATTACAGACGGGGTGGCTTACTTGCACGATAGAGGGATC GTTCATGGTGACATCAAAGGG CTTAACGTTTTAGTATCAGAAGAACATATCCCTATGCTCACTGATTTTGGCACATCATCACTAAGCAATTATACCCTCCAGTTTACGAGGGGAACAGGGAGCGGAGTCACTGCCACAGTCCGTTATACG GCGCCGGAGATTCTTATGGAGGAAACTAAGCTTACCACGGAAGGGGATATATATGGGCTTGGGATG ACTATGCTG GAAATAACTACAGGTCGTCCTCCATACCACGAGAGTGTCAATGAGGCTATTATTGTTCGAAAGATTACAACTGGAGTGCACCCAGCCCGGCCCAAGCACGATTTAATGGGTAGCAAAGATCAATCGAACGTTTTATGGAAACTATTCGAGAATTGCTGGGCATTTGACCCATGTCAGCGACCAAAGGCTATCGAACTATTGGATAAG CTTAGAACACTTGTTCGCCCAACGATGCGATTCGACGTTATCGAAGAGACAATG ACCACGGGAGAAATATTGCTGTGTCTTTATTATCATGGCTGCAAAACCGTGACTGAGGCGCCCAACCTACAGAGGTGGCCACCTATTAGCGACCCTGAAAGCCAGTATATGCTTTCACGTAATGATGAACTTGCGTTTAAAGGTGCGATATTGTCCGGCTTCGCTCAAAAGTCCAGTCAAGAACATTTCCAGCAAAGCCTA GCATACGAGGCTTACATATGGTCACGGTGTAATCACCCTCATATATTAAATTTGATTGGGGTGGCTCGGATCCAAGACTCTCTCGCAATGGTGTCTCCTTGGATAGGATACGGTCGTCTGACAGACTATATCACTAGAAATAAAGGGATTAGAGATTGCTGTAAAGTG TCCACGCAAGTGGCAGATGCTGTGGCTTATCTCCATTCAAACCAAATT ATTCATTGGAACATCAACATA AGCAATCTCCTTGTTGCAGATCATGAATGCATCAAACTATGTGGGTTTGAAAAGGCCCGTATATATCGACAAGAACTCCTCGGATTTCCCGGGCTTCTTCCGGATTCATGCGAGTCTATGGAATTATTTGGCTATCTTCAGGGGATTGAGATCGGTATGCTTGGGACG ACAATACTG AGTATCATTATTTCTGGACGGTCTGGAATAGGGCGCTCACTCTTATCCAGCGAATTCACCATCCGTGGTAAGCTTGAGCGCCCCGACCAATATTTCCCTATCAATGATCAGGGAAATCTATTGTGGTCGTTGGTCAATAACTGCTGGAATGCGAACGAATGGCTTAGACCAACAGCCGCTACGGTGCGCGATGCT ATGTCAACGTTCTCAGATGAAAGCATCTGGAAGTCAGATATTTGA
- a CDS encoding Retrotransposable element Tf2 protein, producing MATRSRPPSQARSPIDQGELGPFLLPASPELGKVSLKRVIHLLWGLQSQVDRIKRTLLEQTEISREVQTNVKNISQAVNVVKDGLTQLQSARGPHTPEEQKPPAVKETPRAAPKAEPIGKAQPFLGAPAPIISTGAPRRDPLSLFNPYPSSSFPSGPAPAAPQGPPPAPVTTPALPPAPSTVKVDHPDAFKGKIGLEAKQWLTRMLAWVRLNQRQFPSDLEVLSFLLMNMEEAAGAWAHPHLDQLGSHRALIQTVDEFKVEFLAAFGDPDATRAAERKITSLTQSGTCAEYITKFRTLQMELDWNDAALRGQFARGLHWQVQKQIATRERQPRTLRELQDAALIIDNALREERASHPQQGNKSGKSSTTPNRGASTGQQATKTGPLSSDPNYVSEEERNRRRAEGLCVKCRRAGHKFAECRTGWKATPKEDKGKAKEAAKIGKDSEYQSGKDTNRNAPLFTIPIQPEKEADTLEVLIDSGATSSFLHPRTAETLRLPLIDLPHPRTVTMLDGSSPQAGKIWKKANLTFSFDGKKMTKTFLICNTGSHTAILGLKWLDAHNPEIDWNQRTLSFPHAPPEHVAIAEEEEADKNPLEGVPPKYHQYAKVFGEEEFNKLPPHRHYDIGIELTEEGPLNSPLYSMTDAESATLKDWLRDKLKAGKICPSKSSISSPVMFVPKKDGSRRLVVDYRCLNNRTKKNVYPLPRPDDLMAQLCGAKVFTKLDLRWGYNNVRVKEGDEWKTAFRTKYGLYESLVMTFGLTNAPAAFQHFMNKLFKDLLDVCVIIYLNDILIYSKDDASHTQHVHEVLKRLMENQLFCKASKCTFHVTSVEYLGIIVSDKGFSLDKLKIQAVQEWPVPTKVKEVQSFLGFANFLRCFVANFSHMARPLHNLVKKDATWKWDTKEQDAFQGLKDAITNAPVLCHADPSKPYFLETDASGAALGSILSQRQEDGRLHPLGFLSESFKGAKQNYDMHDKELLAIIRSFEHWRIFLEGTPHPITVFTDHRNLEYWKESRTFNQRHAQWHLLLAGYNFQIVYRPGKQSGKPDALSRRSDHADVPPADQTMLPAALDQDKSLEEILNFLQNESKAPSSIKRAFKDYQMEAGLLFYQGRIVVPNVGTLQTDLLQIFHDSPLAGHPGRQRTLELISRNYYWPGIRADTYWHVDSCETCQRIRKPKYASIPPQPLELPTRPWQHVSYDMIVDLPRDGTCDSILVIVDSFTKYGIFVKCSKKLKAPELAELFLEHVWKRHGMPEKTVLDRGRVFNNKFLKALYKRLGIDPHFSSAYHPQSDGQTERVNPSIEHFLRAYSGINQRDWTKWLPMAEFAYNNAVHSSTGKTPFKALYGWEPTLTPSNIPTNVPEADDLAQTMEAQWKEVESALRQSKQRMTAREEGGPTEFVIGEEAWLDAKNVNLKTLSPKLTEQRLGPFKVIEKISNRAYRLELPPTMRIHNVFYVGLLSKVKRDKKRTFENCPPPVTVDGEEEYKVEGITDAKEQNGKWFFRVKWKGYGSEENTWEPRENLKNAEKILEKYEKEMKRKALGAAKALKGGGSVVDTIDTREFIPIFSNLNEDERTTFQIT from the exons atggcaacccgctcccggccgcCCTCTCAAGCCCGCTCCCCTATTGATCagggagagttgggacccttccttctgccagcctcccctgagctcggCAAAGTCTCACTCAAGCGGGTCATCCACCTTCTCTGGgggctccaatcccaagtcgACCGCATCAAGCggaccctcttggaacaaaCTGAAATTAGTCGAGAGGTTCAAACCAACGTCAAGAATATCTCACAAGCggtcaatgttgtcaaggatgggcttaccCAGCTCCAATCCGCCCGGGGTCCCCataccccagaagaacaaaaaccccccgcggtcaaggaaactcccagggccgcgcccaaagccgagcctattggcaaggctcaaccattccttggggccccagcccccatcatctccacaggggccccCAGGCGCGACCCCCTATCCCTTTTCAATCCCTACCCTTCCTCGTCCTTCCCTTCaggaccggctccagcagccccccaaggacctccGCCAGCACCTGTCACTACCCCGGCGctgcctccagccccctccactgtgaaagtggaccacccagatgccttcaaaggcaaaataggcttggaggccaaacagTGGCTGACTCgaatgttggcctgggtacGTCTCAACCAGAGGCAGTTCCCCTCGGACTTGGAGGTCCTCAGCTTCCTTCTCATGAATATGGAGGAAGCGGccggggcctgggcccacccccacttggaccaactagggtcccatcGCGCGCTCATCCAAACCGTGGATGAGTTTAAAGTCGAATTCCTGGCTGCGTTCGGAGACCCGGACGCTACCAGAGCAGCGGAGCGGAAGATCACTTCCCTCACCCAATCCGGCACCTGTGCCGAATACATTACTAAGTTCcgcacgctgcaaatggagcttgactggaacgacgccgcACTCCGTGGCCAGTTCGCGCGGGGACTCCACTGGCAGGTCCAAAAACAGATTGCCACAAGGGAGAGGCAACCCCGCACCCTGAGGGAGCTGCAAGATGCTGCCCTCattattgacaacgccctccgcgaggagagagccagccacccgcaacagggtaataagtctggcaaatcttccaccacccccaaccggggggcgagtaccggccaacaggccaccaaaaccggCCCCCTCTCTTCCGATCCCAACTACGTCTCGGAAGAAGAACgtaaccgccgccgcgcagaaGGCCTCTGTGTGAAATGCAGAAGGGCCGGACACAAGTTTGCCGAGTGTAGAaccggctggaaggctaccccaaaggaggacaaggggaaagccaaggaagccgccaagattggcaaagactccgagtaccaatcgggaaaaga taCCAATAGAAACGCCCCACTTTTTACAATCCCAATTCAACCAGAGAAAGAAGCGGATacattagaagtcctgattgattcaggcgccacatcctcATTCCTCCACCCACGCACCGCCGAGACACTACGCCTCCCTCTAATAGATCTCCCTCACCCCcgtaccgttactatgctcgatgggtcgagcccccaggcaggcaaaatctggaagaaggccaacctaaccttctcctttgatggcaagaaaatgaccaagaccttccttatctgcaatacagggtctcacaccgccatcttgggactGAAGTGGCTAGACGCTcacaacccagaaattgattggaaccaacgcaccctctcctttcctcaTGCcccaccagaacacgtggccattgccgaagaggaggaagctgacaagaacccccttgaaggagttccccccaagtaccatcaatacgccaaggtattcggagaggaagaattcaataagcttcctccTCACAGACATTACGATATTGGCATAGAACTCACGGAGGAAGGTCCCTTGAACTCGCCCCTATACAGCATGACGGACGCCgaatccgccacactcaaggattggctaagggacaaactcaaagccGGGAAAATTTGCCCAAGCAAGTCTTCCATCAGCTCCCCCGTAATGTTtgtgcccaaaaaggatggttcccgccgcttggttgttgactaccgttgCCTCAACAACAGGACAAAGAAAAATGTGTATCCATTGCCCCGACcagatgaccttatggcccagctttgcggcgccaaggtcttcactaagctggacctaagatggggttataacaatgTCCGAGTTAAGGAaggcgatgaatggaagactgcgttccgcaccaaatatggtttATACGAATCCCTAGTCATGACTTTCGGCCTTACCAACGCTCCCGCCGcctttcaacactttatgaacaaactattcaaggacctattggatgtatgcgtcatcatctacctcaatgacatcctgatctactctaAGGACGATGCATCCCATacacaacacgttcatgaggtcctaaAACGGctaatggagaaccaactGTTTTGCAAGGCATCtaaatgtaccttccacgtcacctctgtaGAATACCTGGGTATCATTGTCTCCGATAAAGggttcagcctggataaactcaagaTTCAGGCggtacaggaatggccgGTTCCCActaaggttaaagaagtccaatcgtttctagggtttgccaacttcctacgTTGTTTTGtcgccaactttagccacatggctaggccctTGCACAACTTGGTCAAGAAGGACGCAacctggaaatgggatactaAGGAACAAGATGCCTTCCAAGGATTGAAGGACGCCATTACCAATGCTCCGGTTCTCTGTCATGCGGATCCATCCAAACCATacttcctagaaacagacgcctCCGGTGCAGCCCTGGGTTCTATACTTAGtcaacgccaggaagatgGACGCCTGCACCCATTAGGGTTCTTGTCggagtcattcaagggagccaAGCAAAACTATGACATGCACGACAAGGAGCTTCTAGCTATTATACGCTCCTTTGAGCACTGGCGCATATTTCTGGAAGGAACACCACATCCAATCACCGTGTTTACAgaccaccgcaacctggaatactggaaggagtcccggacattcaatcaacgccatgcacaatggcacctactCCTTGCCGGATATAATTTCCAGATAGTTTATCGCCcggggaaacaatcagggaaaccagatgccctctCACGCCGCTCGGACCATGCTGACGTCCCTCCTGCCGACCAGACAATGCTCCCG GCTgccctagaccaagacaagtccctggaggaaatcttAAACTTCCTCCAAAATGAATCAAAGGCGCCCTCGTCCATCAAACGGGCGTTCAAGGACtatcaaatggaagcaggattgctcttctaccaaggaagAATTGTGGTCCCCAATGTCGGAACCTTACAGACGGATCTCTTACAAatcttccatgacagcccaCTGGCAGGGCATCCAGGAAGGCAACGAACCTTGGAGTTGATCTCACGCAATTACTATTGGCCGGGCATCCGCGCAGATACGTACTGGCACGtagactcctgtgaaacttgcCAACGCATCaggaaacccaagtacgcgtCCATCCCCCCTCAACCCCTGGAATTACCTACACGGCcttggcaacatgtgtcttatgacatgatagtagacctgcccaGAGACGGAACTTGCGATTCAatcttggtcattgttgacagcttcaccaagtacgggatttttgtcaaatgttccaaaaaaCTCAAAGCACCGGAGCTGGCggaactattcctggaacatGTGTGGAAACGGCACGGAATGCCTGAAAAAACAGTCTTGGATAggggaagggtcttcaacaacaaattcctgaaagCGCTATACAAAcgcctaggaatagaccctcacttctcTTCAGCTTATCATCCCCAGAGCGACGGCCAAACGGAAAGGGTGAACCCCTCCATTGAACATTttctcagggcttactcagggatcaaccaacgggactggaccaaatggctcccaatggcggagtttgcgtacaacaatgccgtacATAGTAGCACGGGGAAGACTCCCTTCAAAGCCttatacggatgggaacccaccttaaccCCGTCAAACATACCaaccaacgtcccagaagcagacgaccttgcccagacaatggaggcacaatggaaggaagtggaatcggcactccggcaatctaaaCAACGTATGACGGCCAGGGAGGAAGGAGGCCCAACGGAATTTGTAATTGGggaagaagcttggctggacgccaaaaacgtcaaTCTCAAAACCTTAAGTCCAAAGCTTacggaacaacgcctaggaccatttaaggttattgagaaaatctccaaccgggcctaccgcctggaactccctcCAACCATGcgaatccacaacgtcttctatgtagggctcctgtctaaagtcaaaagagacaagaagcgcacctttgaaaattgtCCCCCTcctgtcaccgtggacggggaagaagaatacaaagtagaaggAATCACCGATGCCAAGGAACAaaacgggaaatggttcttccgagtcaaatggaagggttacgggTCTGAAGAGAACACTTGGGAACCTCGAGAAAATCTGAAAAATGCCGAgaaaattttagaaaaatacgagaaggagatgaaaaggaaggcccttggcgctgccaaggcccttaaaggggggggcagtgtcgtagacacaattgataccagggaatttattcccattttctcgaatttaaacgaagacgaACGGACAACTTTtcaaatcacgtga